Proteins encoded within one genomic window of Trichoderma asperellum chromosome 2, complete sequence:
- a CDS encoding uncharacterized protein (TransMembrane:2 (i33-50o70-88i)), with protein MDRSNSSSTGFVLAEEDAGPLPSEESAFAANPFLEWLVLFIGPPLVYTLVAPQSFVPSKEENSSGVPIPFQSLALALAFPCSAYWRLLAREHKPFNFLIDKHKATRMVHWPRYYQRKASPRVE; from the coding sequence ATGGatcgcagcaacagcagcagcacgggGTTTGTTTTAGCGGAAGAAGATGCAGGTCCATTGCCTTCTGAGGAATCAGCATTTGCTGCAAATCCCTTTCTAGAATGGCTGGTGCTCTTTATTGGCCCACCGCTCGTTTATACGCTCGTTGCGCCTCAAAGTTTCGTCCCCTCCAAGGAGGAGAATAGCTCTGGTGTCCCTATCCCCTTTCAATCTCTGGCCCTGGCTTTAGCCTTTCCTTGTTCTGCTTACTGGCGTCTTCTCGCCCGAGAGCACAAACCTTTTAACTTTCTGATAGATAAACATAAAGCAACACGGATGGTCCATTGGCCTAGATATTACCAGCGCAAAGCATCCCCGCGCGTTGAGTAG
- a CDS encoding uncharacterized protein (BUSCO:EOG092D3PF3) produces the protein MIDGEVALVHKFIRDHYSTRFPELERLVTTPLEYAKVVAIIGNGPMDAENIKALQTSTENPLGVGLKAVLDGPSLMIVTVEATTSKGHEMVPEELQRVRQACEMMIALHKAKQTLTEYVQSRMNIFAPNLTILIGSLTAAQLLNAAGGLTGLSKTPACNIPSWGSKKRQAGLATNIGIRQQGYLYNSDIIRGIPNDLKKQAMRIVAAKLVLAARVDRIHSSADGSTGEQLKSACLERLEKLTEPPPNKGQRALPVPDDKPARKRGGRRARKAKEALAMTELRKAQNRMAFGKEEKEVGYGMGEGTVGMGMIGQSNDGRIRGMQVDQRTRAKIGVKSKGWGGASTLGGGTASSIGGFGMAPGMDLRGKGLRSSGVGTTVGSATGTQSSLAFTPVQGLELVDPKVRADLNKKRKAEEDRWFKGGSFTQVGNGGGGGFKVPELPASKRVDTGATKMGPPPVPNRK, from the coding sequence ATGATAGACGGCGAGGTCGCGCTGGTTCACAAATTCATCCGCGACCATTATTCGACTAGGTTCCCCGAACTGGAACGGCTCGTTACGACCCCATTAGAATATGCCAAGGTTGTAGCTATCATTGGGAATGGCCCCATGGATGCGGAGAACATTAAAGCGCTTCAGACCTCGACAGAGAACCCTCTTGGCGTTGGGCTCAAAGCCGTCCTCGACGGTCCCTCGCTGATGATTGTCACGGTGGAAGCTACAACATCGAAAGGTCATGAAATGGTGCCTGAGGAGCTTCAGCGAGTGCGCCAAGCCTGCGAGATGATGATTGCCCTGCACAAGGCAAAACAGACGCTTACAGAATACGTGCAATCGCGCATGAATATCTTTGCACCCAATCTGACGATCCTTATTGGATCACTTACGGCGGCGCAACTCCTCAACGCTGCCGGAGGTCTAACAGGCCTGTCCAAGACGCCTGCATGCAATATCCCTTCTTGGGGCTCCAAGAAACGACAAGCCGGTCTTGCAACGAATATTGGAATTCGCCAGCAAGGATATCTCTACAATTCAGACATCATCCGGGGCATTCCCAACGACCTAAAGAAGCAAGCGATGAGAATCGTGGCGGCTAAACTAGTCTTGGCAGCACGAGTCGACCGCATTCATTCAAGTGCTGATGGTTCAACAGGAGAGCAGTTGAAGTCTGCCTGCTTAGAAAGATTGGAGAAACTCACAGAGCCACCGCCTAACAAAGGACAGCGAGCACTGCCTGTACCAGATGACAAGCCCGCCCGAAAGCGAGGTGGTCGCCGGGCCAGGAAAGCCAAGGAAGCCCTCGCCATGACTGAACTACGCAAAGCCCAAAACCGCATGGCGTTtggcaaagaggagaaagaagttGGCTACGGCATGGGCGAAGGCACTGTGGGCATGGGCATGATCGGTCAATCCAACGACGGGCGCATCCGAGGCATGCAAGTCGACCAACGAACACGAGCCAAAATCGGCGTCAAAAGCAAAGGCTGGGGCGGAGCCAGTACACTGGGCGGCGGCACGGCATCGTCAATCGGAGGCTTCGGCATGGCTCCTGGTATGGATCTTCGAGGCAAAGGACTGCGGTCTTCAGGGGTGGGAACGACTGTTGGCTCTGCGACTGGTACCCAATCTTCACTGGCCTTTACTCCCGTTCAGGGATTGGAGCTTGTTGACCCCAAGGTCCGAGCCGACCTCAATAAGAAACGCAAGGCCGAAGAAGACCGATGGTTCAAGGGCGGCAGCTTCACGCAAGTTGGCAacggcggaggaggcgggTTCAAAGTGCCAGAATTGCCGGCCTCTAAGCGGGTCGATACCGGCGCGACGAAGATGGGGCCGCCTCCGGTCCCGAAccgaaaatga
- a CDS encoding uncharacterized protein (BUSCO:EOG092D3PF3) has translation MSTVADDLLNDFGSSGDEAEELENEGLVLTEKTTNGDRDAMDVDDDENEEASDDEGAAAMNDMEDTEATKAKVEKMQLGAVKDVRSVASLMQTLEPILEKITYYKSQPTSQQTNVGNIEDHPEYHLLTQSNSLSTMIDGEVALVHKFIRDHYSTRFPELERLVTTPLEYAKVVAIIGNGPMDAENIKALQTSTENPLGVGLKAVLDGPSLMIVTVEATTSKGHEMVPEELQRVRQACEMMIALHKAKQTLTEYVQSRMNIFAPNLTILIGSLTAAQLLNAAGGLTGLSKTPACNIPSWGSKKRQAGLATNIGIRQQGYLYNSDIIRGIPNDLKKQAMRIVAAKLVLAARVDRIHSSADGSTGEQLKSACLERLEKLTEPPPNKGQRALPVPDDKPARKRGGRRARKAKEALAMTELRKAQNRMAFGKEEKEVGYGMGEGTVGMGMIGQSNDGRIRGMQVDQRTRAKIGVKSKGWGGASTLGGGTASSIGGFGMAPGMDLRGKGLRSSGVGTTVGSATGTQSSLAFTPVQGLELVDPKVRADLNKKRKAEEDRWFKGGSFTQVGNGGGGGFKVPELPASKRVDTGATKMGPPPVPNRK, from the exons ATGTCGACAGTCGCCGATGACCTGCTCAACGATTTTGGAAGCTCAGGAGacgaggcggaggagctggagaatgAGGGCCTCGTGCTCACCGAAAAGACGACAAATGGCGATCGCGACGCTATGGatgtcgacgacgacgaaaatGAAGAAGCGTCCGACGACGAGGGAGCCGCTGCGATGAATGATATGGAGGATACAGAGGCCACCAAAGCAAAGGTCGAGAAGATGCAGCTTGGTGCCGTGAAAGATGTTCGCAGTGTCGCCAGTTTGATGCAGACGCTGGAGCCTATCCTTGAG AAAATCACCTATTACAAGTCACAGCCTACCTCGCAGCAAACCAACGTCGGCAATATCGAAGACCATCCCGAGTATCACCTGTTGACACAATCAAATAGCCTCTCGACCATGATAGACGGCGAGGTCGCGCTGGTTCACAAATTCATCCGCGACCATTATTCGACTAGGTTCCCCGAACTGGAACGGCTCGTTACGACCCCATTAGAATATGCCAAGGTTGTAGCTATCATTGGGAATGGCCCCATGGATGCGGAGAACATTAAAGCGCTTCAGACCTCGACAGAGAACCCTCTTGGCGTTGGGCTCAAAGCCGTCCTCGACGGTCCCTCGCTGATGATTGTCACGGTGGAAGCTACAACATCGAAAGGTCATGAAATGGTGCCTGAGGAGCTTCAGCGAGTGCGCCAAGCCTGCGAGATGATGATTGCCCTGCACAAGGCAAAACAGACGCTTACAGAATACGTGCAATCGCGCATGAATATCTTTGCACCCAATCTGACGATCCTTATTGGATCACTTACGGCGGCGCAACTCCTCAACGCTGCCGGAGGTCTAACAGGCCTGTCCAAGACGCCTGCATGCAATATCCCTTCTTGGGGCTCCAAGAAACGACAAGCCGGTCTTGCAACGAATATTGGAATTCGCCAGCAAGGATATCTCTACAATTCAGACATCATCCGGGGCATTCCCAACGACCTAAAGAAGCAAGCGATGAGAATCGTGGCGGCTAAACTAGTCTTGGCAGCACGAGTCGACCGCATTCATTCAAGTGCTGATGGTTCAACAGGAGAGCAGTTGAAGTCTGCCTGCTTAGAAAGATTGGAGAAACTCACAGAGCCACCGCCTAACAAAGGACAGCGAGCACTGCCTGTACCAGATGACAAGCCCGCCCGAAAGCGAGGTGGTCGCCGGGCCAGGAAAGCCAAGGAAGCCCTCGCCATGACTGAACTACGCAAAGCCCAAAACCGCATGGCGTTtggcaaagaggagaaagaagttGGCTACGGCATGGGCGAAGGCACTGTGGGCATGGGCATGATCGGTCAATCCAACGACGGGCGCATCCGAGGCATGCAAGTCGACCAACGAACACGAGCCAAAATCGGCGTCAAAAGCAAAGGCTGGGGCGGAGCCAGTACACTGGGCGGCGGCACGGCATCGTCAATCGGAGGCTTCGGCATGGCTCCTGGTATGGATCTTCGAGGCAAAGGACTGCGGTCTTCAGGGGTGGGAACGACTGTTGGCTCTGCGACTGGTACCCAATCTTCACTGGCCTTTACTCCCGTTCAGGGATTGGAGCTTGTTGACCCCAAGGTCCGAGCCGACCTCAATAAGAAACGCAAGGCCGAAGAAGACCGATGGTTCAAGGGCGGCAGCTTCACGCAAGTTGGCAacggcggaggaggcgggTTCAAAGTGCCAGAATTGCCGGCCTCTAAGCGGGTCGATACCGGCGCGACGAAGATGGGGCCGCCTCCGGTCCCGAAccgaaaatga
- the CLF1 gene encoding NineTeen Complex (NTC) component: MESSRGPPRVKNKAAAPVQISAEQLLREAVDRQEVQIQAPTQRFADLEELHEYQGRKRKEFEDYVRRNRVKLSNWLQYAQWELEQKEFARARSVFERCLDVHPNDVQVWMRYVEAEMKSRNINHARNLLDRAVTRLPRVDKIWYKYVYMEEMLGNIPGTRQVFDRWMQWQPSEAAWSSYIKLEKRYGEYDRARDIFRSFTMVHPEPRNWIKWAKFEEEYGTSDLVREVFGTAVETLGDEFVDEKLFIAYARFESKLKEYERARAIYKYALDRLPRSKSRLLHKAYTTFEKQFGDQDGVEDVVLSKRRVYYEEQVRENPKNYDAWFDYAGLEEASRDADRIRDVYERAIAQVPPTQEKRHWRRYIYLWIFYAVWEELEGQDIERARQIYTTCLNMIPHKKFTFAKIWLLAAQFEIRQGELGAARKLLGRAIGMCPKDKIFNGYVDLERKLFEFVRCRTLYEKHVQYNPTNCQTWIKFAELERGLDDLDRARAIFELAVSQPQLDMPELLWKAYIDFEEEEGEYERTRELYERLLEKTGHVKVWISYAHFEINIPEDDEAEGEDQEEQPISEEAKARARKVFERAHKSMRDKDLKEERVSLLNAWLSFERTHGTEEDIDAVQQQMPRRIKRRRRVQDDSGDNEDVYEEYFDYVFPADDQQAKNLSNIMALAQKWKQTGGDLSGAS, translated from the coding sequence ATGGAGTCCTCGCGTGGCCCGCCGAGGGTCAAAAACAAGGCCGCGGCGCCTGTCCAGATCAGCgctgagcagcttcttcgtGAAGCCGTCGACCGACAAGAAGTCCAGATCCAAGCCCCGACGCAGCGATTTGCTGATCTTGAAGAGCTTCACGAGTACCAGGGCAGGAAACGGAAGGAGTTTGAGGATTATGTAAGGCGGAATCGCGTCAAGCTGAGCAATTGGCTTCAGTACGCGCAATGGGAACTGGAACAGAAGGAGTTTGCTCGTGCTCGATCCGTCTTCGAGCGATGCCTTGATGTTCATCCCAACGATGTCCAGGTATGGATGCGATACGTTGAGGCCGAGATGAAATCGAGAAACATCAACCATGCTCGAAATCTCCTTGACCGCGCAGTCACGCGGCTGCCCCGAGTCGATAAAATCTGGTACAAATACGTATACatggaggagatgctggGTAATATTCCCGGAACTCGACAGGTTTTTGACAGATGGATGCAATGGCAGCCTAGTGAGGCGGCATGGAGTTCATACAtcaagctggagaagcgctATGGAGAATATGACCGAGCCCGCGATATCTTCCGGTCCTTTACCATGGTCCACCCCGAGCCCCGAAACTGGATCAAGTGGGCTAAATTCGAAGAAGAGTATGGGACAAGCGATCTGGTTAGGGAGGTGTTTGGGACGGCAGTTGAAACCCTGGGCGACGAATTCGTGGACGAGAAATTGTTCATTGCCTATGCTCGGTTTGAATCCAAGCTGAAGGAATACGAGCGGGCGAGAGCCATCTACAAATATGCCCTCGACCGCTTGCCTCGATCGAAATCGAGACTGCTGCACAAGGCCTATACCACTTTTGAAAAGCAGTTCGGCGATCAAGACGGCGTGGAAGATGTCGTGCTGTCCAAGAGACGGGTGTATTACGAAGAGCAAGTACGCGAGAACCCCAAAAATTATGACGCCTGGTTCGATTATGCCGGATTAGAAGAAGCATCCAGAGATGCGGATCGTATTCGAGATGTCTACGAGCGAGCAATTGCCCAAGTTCCCCCGACACAAGAGAAGCGACACTGGCGCCGATATATCTATCTCTGGATATTCTACGCTGTTTGGGAGGAGCTCGAGGGACAGGATATCGAACGAGCTCGGCAGATCTACACTACGTGCCTAAACATGATACCCCATAAGAAGTTTACTTTTGCCAAGATATGGCTGCTTGCAGCGCAGTTCGAGATTCGACAAGGCGAACTTGGAGCAGCACGAAAACTGCTAGGACGCGCTATTGGCATGTGCCCCAAGGACAAGATCTTCAATGGATACGTTGACCTCGAGCGGAAGCTGTTCGAATTTGTGCGTTGCCGAACTCTGTACGAGAAGCACGTTCAGTATAACCCGACAAACTGCCAGACATGGATCAAATTTGCCGAGTTGGAGCGCGGCTTGGACGATCTCGATCGCGCGAGAGCCATCTTCGAGCTGGCCGTCAGCCAACCCCAGTTGGACATGCCAGAACTACTGTGGAAAGCTTACATAgactttgaagaagaagaaggagagtaCGAGAGAACACGCGAGCTGTACGAGCGGCTCCTGGAGAAGACCGGTCACGTCAAGGTCTGGATCAGCTATGCCCACTTCGAAATCAACATTcccgaggatgacgaggccgAGGGAGAGgatcaagaagagcagcccATCAGCGAAGAGGCCAAAGCCCGCGCCCGCAAGGTCTTTGAGCGCGCTCACAAGAGCATGCGCGACAAAGACCTCAAGGAAGAACGCGTCAGCTTACTCAACGCCTGGCTGTCGTTTGAGCGCACGCACGGCACCGAGGAGGATATCGACGCCGTGCAGCAACAGATGCCCCGCAGAATTAAGCGCCGGAGAAGAGTCCAGGACGACAGCGGCGATAACGAGGACGTCTACGAGGAGTACTTTGACTACGTCTTCCCGGCGGACGACCAACAGGCCAAGAATCTGTCCAATATCATGGCTTTGGCGCAGAAATGGAAGCAGACTGGAGGGGATTTATCAGGGGCGTCATAA
- a CDS encoding uncharacterized protein (EggNog:ENOG41~TransMembrane:1 (o392-411i)) gives MAHHSPQDYDYSRRYLREEIVDDRDPRYFDDRNYGEPVRNRDLVPRADPRDSSLSVEEVRRDFPPPTGRDYAHSHDVRRARSAEPGYYQEDYEYRRTYGTRLDTRDERYSRHGGSHYGDDDRDRKPKHSKSMSKQEKIIAAVAGAALLVGGKELYDRHEAKKEGGTPVQRNALSSAALAGLGAFAAYQGAEFYSKQQAKKDQKANYILQRGRDGRLDEYYSSDDEADTRERKGHKNFLESALAATGLGAAVKSLTGLGDDKHSDTRSRGGSPGSRSVRSVRSGSGSRSGGGASKKQKVAIASLLAGATEAFRVAKEPGGWRGEKAKRILTAAAGAATVDAAHGADHGKLGLAESVIGGLIGNRLINGSRNDIEEDRRTGRSRSRSRARSKDGRGGVGLAALATAGLGALGAKKALDRSRSRGRDRDYDSRSPSRDRSRSRSRSVVDRARDGLAKLGFGSGAMVAADDRRRRNDYDDDDDYDDRESRHSGRRDDDHVYDDPRYRRRGHDSERRHRGASRDPSRDRSRSRDHSRRRGGYGSESDLGDSSEDEKRAKKMRDHRRY, from the exons ATGGCTCACCACAGCCCGCAAGACTATGATTATTCCCGTCGCTACTTGCGTGAGGAAATAGTCGATGATCGCGACCCTCGCTACTTCGACGACCGCAACTATGGCGAGCCTGTCCGGAACCGTGATCTCGTCCCTCGGGCGGATCCTCGCGACAGCAGCCTTTCTGTAGAGGAAGTTCGCCGCGACTTCCCTCCACCAACCGGACGAGACTACGCCCATTCTCACGACGTACGCCGTGCTCGTTCTGCAGAGCCTGGCTACTATCAGGAGGATTATGAATATCGCCGCACCTATGGAACACGTCTGGATACCCGGGACGAACGTTACTCGAGACATGGCGGTAGCCACTATGGCGACGATGATCGTGACAGGAAGCCCAAACACAGCAAGTCTATGTCGAAACAAGAGAAGATCATTGCTGCCGTTGCCGGAGCCGCCCTCCTCGTAGGTGGCAAGGAACTCTATGATCGCCACGAAgcgaagaaggagggggGTACTCCAGTGCAGCGCAACGCCTTGTCATCGGCCGCTCTCGCCGGTCTTGGTGCATTTGCTGCCTACCAAGGTGCTGAATTCTACAGCAAGCAACAGGCAAAGAAAGATCAAAAGGCAAATTATATTCTCCAACGTGGTCGTGATGGTCGCCTGGATGAATACTATTCGTCGGACGACGAGGCCGACactagagagagaaaaggtcACAAGAACTTTCTTGAGAGTGCCTTGGCCGCTACTGGCCTTGGAGCCGCTGTCAAAAGCCTCACTGGCCTAGGCGATGACAAGCACTCTGATACCCGAAGCCGTGGCGGTAGCCCAGGTTCACGAAGCGTCCGAAGCGTTCGCTCCGGCTCGGGCTCCAGAAGCGGCGGAGGTGCcagcaagaagcaaaaggtcgCTATTGCATCTCTGCTTGCTGGAGCTACCGAGGCCTTCCGTGTCGCTAAAGAGCCTGGTggttggagaggagaaaaggctAAGAGAATTCtcactgccgccgccggtgcCGCTACTGTGGATGCTGCTCACGGAGCAGACCACGGAaagcttggccttgctgaATCAGTCATTGGTGGTCTGATTGGTAACCGCTTGATCAACGGCTCTAGGAATGATATCGAAGAAGATCGCCGCACCGGCAGGAGCCGCTCTCGATCTCGTGCACGATCAAAGGATGGTCGTGGAGGCGTCGGCCTCGCAGCGCTTGCAACGGCTGGGTTGGGTGCTCTTGGCGCAAAGAAGGCCCTTGATCGATCGAGGTCTCGTGGGCGTGACCGCGACTATGATTCAAGAAGCCCATCGAGAGACCgcagccgaagccgaagccgcAGTGTCGTAGACAGAGCACGGGATGGCCTTGCCAAGCTAGGCTTTGGTAGTGGTGCTATGGTGGCCGCTGATGATCGTCGCCGACGAAACGactacgacgacgacgacgactacgATGATCGAGAGTCGCGTCACTCTGGCCGACGAGATGATGATCATGTATACGATGATCCTCGATACCGTCGCCGTGGCCATGACTCTGAGCGCAGGCACCGCGGGGCATCTCGTGACCCATCTCGAGACCGTTCTCGATCTCGAGACCATTCGCGCCGGAGAGGCGGCTACGGGTCTGAATCTGACCTAGGAGACTCTTCTGAGGATGAGAAGAGGGCCAAGAAAATGAGAG ATCACCGACGCTACTGA
- a CDS encoding uncharacterized protein (TransMembrane:2 (o392-411i561-579o)~EggNog:ENOG41) codes for MAHHSPQDYDYSRRYLREEIVDDRDPRYFDDRNYGEPVRNRDLVPRADPRDSSLSVEEVRRDFPPPTGRDYAHSHDVRRARSAEPGYYQEDYEYRRTYGTRLDTRDERYSRHGGSHYGDDDRDRKPKHSKSMSKQEKIIAAVAGAALLVGGKELYDRHEAKKEGGTPVQRNALSSAALAGLGAFAAYQGAEFYSKQQAKKDQKANYILQRGRDGRLDEYYSSDDEADTRERKGHKNFLESALAATGLGAAVKSLTGLGDDKHSDTRSRGGSPGSRSVRSVRSGSGSRSGGGASKKQKVAIASLLAGATEAFRVAKEPGGWRGEKAKRILTAAAGAATVDAAHGADHGKLGLAESVIGGLIGNRLINGSRNDIEEDRRTGRSRSRSRARSKDGRGGVGLAALATAGLGALGAKKALDRSRSRGRDRDYDSRSPSRDRSRSRSRSVVDRARDGLAKLGFGSGAMVAADDRRRRNDYDDDDDYDDRESRHSGRRDDDHVYDDPRYRRRGHDSERRHRGASRDPSRDRSRSRDHSRRRGGYGSESDLGDSSEDEKRAKKMRGKQVLTTGLAAVATVHAVHGVYKSYEKRKARQEAVKEGLLSAQEAKKLKAKAIMQDAASVGIAAIGIKGALSELKEAREMTHECREWRSEKDRRHAKRLEKRKQLGDRRRSSSWSASSPRNDNGYYADGEDQTYMIDRRYTAVSQLSQPPLRRDSN; via the coding sequence ATGGCTCACCACAGCCCGCAAGACTATGATTATTCCCGTCGCTACTTGCGTGAGGAAATAGTCGATGATCGCGACCCTCGCTACTTCGACGACCGCAACTATGGCGAGCCTGTCCGGAACCGTGATCTCGTCCCTCGGGCGGATCCTCGCGACAGCAGCCTTTCTGTAGAGGAAGTTCGCCGCGACTTCCCTCCACCAACCGGACGAGACTACGCCCATTCTCACGACGTACGCCGTGCTCGTTCTGCAGAGCCTGGCTACTATCAGGAGGATTATGAATATCGCCGCACCTATGGAACACGTCTGGATACCCGGGACGAACGTTACTCGAGACATGGCGGTAGCCACTATGGCGACGATGATCGTGACAGGAAGCCCAAACACAGCAAGTCTATGTCGAAACAAGAGAAGATCATTGCTGCCGTTGCCGGAGCCGCCCTCCTCGTAGGTGGCAAGGAACTCTATGATCGCCACGAAgcgaagaaggagggggGTACTCCAGTGCAGCGCAACGCCTTGTCATCGGCCGCTCTCGCCGGTCTTGGTGCATTTGCTGCCTACCAAGGTGCTGAATTCTACAGCAAGCAACAGGCAAAGAAAGATCAAAAGGCAAATTATATTCTCCAACGTGGTCGTGATGGTCGCCTGGATGAATACTATTCGTCGGACGACGAGGCCGACactagagagagaaaaggtcACAAGAACTTTCTTGAGAGTGCCTTGGCCGCTACTGGCCTTGGAGCCGCTGTCAAAAGCCTCACTGGCCTAGGCGATGACAAGCACTCTGATACCCGAAGCCGTGGCGGTAGCCCAGGTTCACGAAGCGTCCGAAGCGTTCGCTCCGGCTCGGGCTCCAGAAGCGGCGGAGGTGCcagcaagaagcaaaaggtcgCTATTGCATCTCTGCTTGCTGGAGCTACCGAGGCCTTCCGTGTCGCTAAAGAGCCTGGTggttggagaggagaaaaggctAAGAGAATTCtcactgccgccgccggtgcCGCTACTGTGGATGCTGCTCACGGAGCAGACCACGGAaagcttggccttgctgaATCAGTCATTGGTGGTCTGATTGGTAACCGCTTGATCAACGGCTCTAGGAATGATATCGAAGAAGATCGCCGCACCGGCAGGAGCCGCTCTCGATCTCGTGCACGATCAAAGGATGGTCGTGGAGGCGTCGGCCTCGCAGCGCTTGCAACGGCTGGGTTGGGTGCTCTTGGCGCAAAGAAGGCCCTTGATCGATCGAGGTCTCGTGGGCGTGACCGCGACTATGATTCAAGAAGCCCATCGAGAGACCgcagccgaagccgaagccgcAGTGTCGTAGACAGAGCACGGGATGGCCTTGCCAAGCTAGGCTTTGGTAGTGGTGCTATGGTGGCCGCTGATGATCGTCGCCGACGAAACGactacgacgacgacgacgactacgATGATCGAGAGTCGCGTCACTCTGGCCGACGAGATGATGATCATGTATACGATGATCCTCGATACCGTCGCCGTGGCCATGACTCTGAGCGCAGGCACCGCGGGGCATCTCGTGACCCATCTCGAGACCGTTCTCGATCTCGAGACCATTCGCGCCGGAGAGGCGGCTACGGGTCTGAATCTGACCTAGGAGACTCTTCTGAGGATGAGAAGAGGGCCAAGAAAATGAGAGGTAAGCAGGTTCTAACTACCGGCCTTGCAGCTGTTGCCACAGTTCACGCAGTACATGGAGTCTACAAAAGTTacgaaaagaggaaagcgcGGCAAGAGGCCGTCAAGGAAGGCCTACTCAGCGCACaagaggccaagaagctcaaagccaaagccatcaTGCAAGATGCAGCTTCAGTAGGTATTGCTGCTATTGGTATCAAGGGTGCTCTCTCAGAGCTCAAAGAAGCCAGGGAGATGACCCACGAGTGCAGAGAGTGGAGGAGTGAGAAAGATCGTCGCCACGCGAAACGGCTAGAGAAACGCAAGCAACTTGGAGACAGGCGACGATCATCAAGCTGGtcggcatcgtcgccgcGAAACGACAACGGATACTATGCAGACGGCGAAGATCAAACGTACATGATCGATCGCAGGTACACTGCGGTTTCACAGCTATCCCAACCGCCTCTCAGACGGGATAGCAATTGA
- a CDS encoding uncharacterized protein (EggNog:ENOG41~TransMembrane:1 (n6-14c19/20o176-198i)~SECRETED:SignalP(1-19)) has translation MALRHSITIVLAAISLATAQNSPYLTRTNPVQPPGFSDDPALSTPRPLVIITPGGVIDDDTRSTSDSTLTPETTVPFQDEAPIETTTTTKSAVPSTLSSPFATSTSSPRLTPSPTAAITTASSTTTTTAAGETTTTTITDDADAQAASTSTDLSPIPFIGPRFVKRSAVSSMANPASMPTAFASAAAGLIAIVGLAMAL, from the exons ATGGCACTTCGCCACTCCATCACCATTGTGCTAGCCGCCATCTCTCTCGCCACAGCACAAAATTCGCC ATATCTTACTCGCACCAACCCAGTCCAGCCTCCAGGCTTCTCTGACGATCCCGCTTTGAGCACGCCCAGACCACTTGTTATCATAACTCCTGGTGGAGTTATAGATGATGATACAAGGAGTACTTCAGACTCTACACT CACCCCGGAGACAACTGTGCCTTTTCAAGACGAGGCGCCTATCGAGACTaccacaacaacaaaatcAGCGGTGCCATCTACACTATCTTCGCCGTTTGCAACGTCCACCTCATCTCCACGACTTACACCatcgccaacagcagcaataacaaCGGCGTCATCAACGACTACGACCACGGCGGCGGGGGAAACGACCACGACTACGATAACAGACGACGCAGACGCTCAAGCCGCTTCTACCTCTACCGATCTCTCTCCTATCCCCTTCATAGGACCTCGTTTCGTAAAAAGATCCGCGGTATCGTCAATGGCAAACCCAGCCTCCATGCCAACAGCTTTCGccagtgccgctgctggcctcATCGCTATTGTCGGGCTAGCTATGGCGTTGTGA
- a CDS encoding uncharacterized protein (EggNog:ENOG41~TransMembrane:4 (o81-105i112-134o146-163i170-188o)): MASASFRDSINSLGWSRRQDAPITTSQQSSGLLSSLQSLNPFQDRGYTVLPTSEGPGAPLPAPSRREEEEGWFVLSRWDRMLVFAFCNLAAAACFVICFTLFPVLSLRPRKFVILWTVGSALFLASFAAIMGPMNYIYHLFSAPRLPFTAAYFGSIAMTLVFAIKVHSTILTLFASLIQLAALIWYLVSYFPMGSTGLRLATSFGARQATAWLSG, translated from the exons ATGGCTTCTGCCAGTTTTCGAGATTCCATTAACTCCCTGGGCTGGAGCCGTCGTCAAGATGCGCCCATCACAACGTCACAGCAGTCATCTGGCCTCCTATCCTCTCTCCAGAGTCTGAACCCTTTTCAAGATCGTGGATATACGGTTCTTCCCACATCGGAAGGTCCTGGAGCGCCTCTGCCGGCGCCCAGTCggcgtgaagaagaggagggctGGTTCGTTT TGAGTCGATGGGACCGCATGCTGGTATTTGCCTTTTGCAAtctcgctgccgctgcctgtTTCGTCATCTGCTTCACCCTCTTCCCTGTCCTTTCTCTGAGACCACGCAAATTTGTGATTCT ATGGACAGTTGGATCGGCACTCTTCCTGGCATCTTTTGCTGCCATTATGGGACCTATGAATTACATCTATCATCTTTTCTCCGCGCCTAGACTACCTTTTACCGCTGCCTACTTTGGATCCATAGCAATGACTCTCGTGTTTGCTATCAAG GTCCATAGCACCATCCTCACCCTTTTCGCGTCCTTGATTCAACTTGCTGCCTTGATTTGGTATTTGGTCAGCTATTTCCCGATGGGTTCCACGGGTTTGCGCCTCGCTACTTCGTTCGGAGCAAGACAAGCAACTGCATGGCTTTCAGGGTGA